A DNA window from Setaria viridis chromosome 2, Setaria_viridis_v4.0, whole genome shotgun sequence contains the following coding sequences:
- the LOC117842800 gene encoding cellulose synthase A catalytic subunit 9 [UDP-forming] encodes MEASAGLVAGSHNRNELVLIRGHEDPKPLRALSGQVCEICGDEVGLTVDGDLFVACNECGFPVCRPCYEYERREGTQNCPQCKTRYKRLKGSPRVAGDDDEEDIDDLEHEFNIDDEKQKQLQGNMQNSQITEAMLHGKMSYGRGPDDGEGNNTPQIPPIITGSRSVPVSGEFPITNGYGHGELSSSLHKRIHPYPVSEPGSAKWDEKKEVSWKERMDDWKSKQGILGGADPDDMDADVPLNDEARQPLSRKVSIASSKVNPYRMVIVVRLVVLAFFLRYRILHPVPDAIGLWLVSIICEIWFAISWILDQFPKWFPIDRETYLDRLSLRYEREGEPSLLSAVDLFVSTVDPLKEPPLVTANTVLSILAVDYPVDKVSCYVSDDGASMLTFEALSETAEFARKWVPFCKKFSIEPRAPEFYFSLKVDYLKDKVQTAFVQERRAMKREYEEFKVRINALVAKAMKVPAEGWIMKDGTPWPGNNTRDHPGMIQVFLGHSGGHDTEGNELPRLVYVSREKRPGFQHHKKAGAMNALIRVSAVLTNAPFMLNLDCDHYINNSKAIREAMCFLMDPQVGRKVCYVQFPQRFDGIDVHDRYANRNTVFFDINMKGLDGIQGPVYVGTGCVFRRQALYGYNPPKGPKRPKMVTCDCCPCFGRKKRKHAKDGLPETTADVGMDGDKEMLMSQMNFEKRFGQSAAFVTSTLMEEGGVPPSSSPAALLKEAIHVISCGYEDKTDWGLELGWIYGSITEDILTGFKMHCRGWRSVYCMPKRAAFKGSAPINLSDRLNQVLRWALGSVEIFFSRHSPLLYGYKNGNLKWLERFAYINTTIYPFTSLPLLAYCTLPAVCLLTGKFIMPSISTFASLFFIALFMSIFATGILEMRWSGVSIEEWWRNEQFWVIGGVSAHLFAVVQGLLKVLAGIDTNFTVTSKATGDEDDEFAELYAFKWTTLLIPPTTLLIINIIGVVAGISDAINNGYQSWGPLFGKLFFAFWVIVHLYPFLKGLMGRQNRTPTIVVIWSVLLASIFSLLWVRIDPFIVRTKGPDVKQCGINC; translated from the exons ATGGAGGCGAGCGCCGGGCTGGTGGCCGGCTCGCACAACCGGAACGAGCTGGTGCTCATCCGGGGGCACGAGGACCCCAAGCCGCTGCGGGCGCTGAGCGGGCAGGTCTGCGAGATATGCGGCGACGAGGTCGGGCTCACGGTGGACGGCGACCTCTTCGTCGCCTGCAACGAGTGCGGCTTCCCCGTCTGCCGACCCTGCTACGAGTACGAGCGACGGGAGGGCACGCAGAACTGCCCCCAGTGCAAGACCCGCTACAAGCGCCTCAAGG GGAGCCCGAGGGTggccggggacgacgacgaggaggacatCGACGACCTGGAGCACGAGTTCAACATCGACGacgagaagcagaagcagctgCAGGGCAACATGCAGAACAGCCAGATCACCGAGGCGATGCTGCACGGCAAGATGAGCTACGGGAGGGGacccgacgacggcgagggcaACAACACCCCGCAGATCCCGCCGATCATCACCGGCTCCCGCTCCGTGCCG GTGAGCGGTGAGTTTCCGATAACCAACGGCTATGGCCACGGCGAGCTCTCGTCATCCCTGCACAAGCGCATCCATCCGTACCCTGTGTCTGAGCCAG GGAGTGCGAAGTGGGACGAGAAGAAAGAAGTGAGCTGGAAGGAGAGGATGGACGACTGGAAGTCCAAGCAGGGCATCCTCGGCGGCGCCGATCCCGACGACATGGACGCCGACGTGCCCCT GAacgacgaggcgaggcagccGCTGTCGAGGAAGGTGTCGATCGCGTCGAGCAAGGTGAACCCCTACCGCATGGTCATCGTGGTCCGTCTCGTCGtcctcgccttcttcctccGCTACCGTATCCTGCACCCCGTCCCGGACGCCATCGGCCTGTGGCTCGTCTCCATCATCTGCGAGATCTGGTTCGCCATCTCCTGGATCCTCGACCAGTTCCCCAAGTGGTTCCCCATCGACCGCGAGACCTACCTCGACCGCCTCTCCCTCAG GTACGAGAGGGAAGGGGAGCCGTCGCTGCTGTCGGCGGTGGACCTCTTCGTGAGTACGGTGGACCCCCTCAAGGAGCCCCCGCTGGTGACGGCCAACACCGTGCTCTCCATCCTGGCCGTGGACTACCCGGTGGACAAGGTCTCCTGCTACGTCTCCGACGACGGCGCGTCCATGCTGACGTTCGAGGCGCTGTCGGAGACGGCCGAGTTCGCGCGCAAGTGGGTGCCCTTCTGCAAGAAGTTCAGCATCGAGCCCCGCGCCCCCGAGTTCTACTTCTCGCTCAAGGTCGACTACCTCAAGGACAAGGTCCAGACAGCGTTCGTCCAGGAACGCCGCGCCATGAAG AGGGAGTACGAGGAGTTCAAGGTGCGGATCAACGCGCTGGTGGCGAAGGCGATGAAGGTGCCGGCGGAGGGGTGGATCATGAAGGACGGCACGCCGTGGCCGGGGAACAACACCCGCGACCACCCCGGCATGATCCAGGTGTTCCTGGGCCACAGCGGCGGCCACGACACCGAGGGCAACGAGCTGCCCCGCCTAGTGTACGTCTCCCGTGAGAAGCGCCCGGGGTTCCAGCACCACAAGAAGGCCGGCGCCATGAACGCTCTG ATCCGCGTCTCCGCCGTGCTGACCAACGCACCCTTCATGCTCAACTTGGATTGTGATCACTACATCAACAACAGCAAGGCCATCCGGGAGGCCATGTGCTTCCTCATGGACCCCCAGGTCGGCCGGAAGGTCTGCTACGTGCAGTTCCCGCAGAGGTTCGACGGCATCGACGTGCACGACCGATACGCCAACAGGAACACCGTCTTCTTCGAC ATCAACATGAAGGGGCTGGACGGCATCCAGGGCCCGGTGTACGTCGGAACAGGGTGCGTGTTCCGGCGGCAGGCGCTCTACGGCTACAACCCTCCCAAGGGACCCAAGAGGCCCAAGATGGTGACCTGCGACTGCTGCCCGTGCTTCGGCCGCAAGAAGCGGAAGCACGCCAAGGACGGGCTGCCGGAGACCACGGCCGATGTCG GAATGGACGGTGACAAGGAGATGCTCATGTCCCAGATGAACTTCGAGAAGCGGTTCGGGCAGTCGGCAGCGTTCGTCACATCGACGCTCATGGAGGAAGGCGGCGTCCCTCCGTCGTCGAGCCCCGCCGCGCTCCTCAAGGAGGCCATCCATGTCATCAGCTGCGGCTACGAGGACAAGACTGACTGGGGTCTGGAG CTGGGGTGGATCTACGGGTCGATCACGGAGGACATTCTCACTGGGTTCAAGATGCACTGCCGCGGGTGGCGCTCCGTGTACTGCATGCCGAAGCGGGCGGCGTTCAAGGGGTCGGCGCCCATCAACCTATCCGACCGTCTCAACCAAGTGCTCCGGTGGGCGCTGGGGTCCGTGGAGATCTTCTTCAGCCGGCACAGCCCCTTGCTGTACGGCTACAAGAACGGCAACCTCAAGTGGCTCGAGCGCTTCGCCTACATCAACACCACCATCTACCCCTTCACCTCGCTGCCGCTGCTCGCCTACTGTACCCTCCCCGCCGTCTGCCTCCTCACCGGCAAGTTCATCATGCCATCG ATTAGCACGTTCGCCAGCCTGTTCTTCATCGCGCTCTTCATGTCCATCTTCGCGACGGGCATCCTGGAGATGCGGTGGAGCGGGGTGAGCATCGAGGAGTGGTGGAGGAACGAGCAGTTCTGGGTCATCGGTGGCGTGTCGGCGCACCTCTTCGCCGTCGTGCAGGGCCTGCTCAAGGTCCTCGCCGGCATCGACACCAACTTCACCGTCACCTCCAAGGCcaccggcgacgaggacgacgagttCGCCGAGCTCTACGCCTTCAAGTGGACCACGctcctcataccgcccaccacgctgctcatcatcaacatcatcggcgtcgtcgccggcatCTCCGACGCCATCAACAATGGGTACCAGTCGTGGGGCCCGCTCTTCGGCAAGCTCTTCTTCGCCTTCTGGGTCATCGTCCACCTCTACCCGTTCCTCAAGGGTCTCATGGGGAGACAGAACAGGACGCCCACCATCGTCGTCATCTGGTCCGTGCTGCTGGCCTCCATCTTCTCCCTGCTCTGGGTCAGGATCGACCCCTTCATCGTCAGGACCAAGGGGCCCGATGTCAAGCAGTGTGGCATCAACTGCTGA
- the LOC117842801 gene encoding AUGMIN subunit 8: MDALKNEVKKATLVDETLRPPLVPSEKHNAFRGRDVASRYKTGPADATKTRRCTSPSLGRTSATEGTPAPKRAQSADRRRPSTPSTPTSRVSTPSTPTPRSITPVRDTARDLHKNSKRIASTKAPDGLWPAMRNLSSSFQSESVSTPATRKDKVISASSLDCTKGQGSVLTERKRSPFRRKNTGEQCENAQPSEEPPKRVIEQHRWPAMIGGQVPKNLMSRSIDLSGKTTRPVPSANTSRGISPRKTPSVESSDKGLSPSLDEVARSLAIQASRRDDKADSQKTERSKSVSRPNRTATFPVPVLQRSSSPNKALPAASSTSRAFQSPSRTRPSTPCRSQSAGAIQPSVTSPLINYMVDARKGKKNASQIEYIHQLRLLYNRHLQWLFINANAEDTLSFQKVTVENAIYNVWRNTIDLRDSVNMRRIMVQHLQQELRLYNILKEQIAYLEQWPTLERENSISLFGATEALKASTLRLPVTSGAKADAIALKNAVSSAVDVMQGLGSSVCCMFSKITDQESLVSELSVIAGQEKVMLDECRELLATAAKLQVHESSIRTHLMQQRHRLHDMN; the protein is encoded by the exons ATGGATGCCCTTAAGAACGAAGTGAAGAAGGCTACTCTTGTTGATGAGACTCTAAGACCACCATTAGTTCCATCAGAGAAGCACAATGCTTTCCGTGGGAGGGATGTTGCATCCAGGTACAAAACTGGTCCGGCTGATGCCACTAAAACAAGAAGATGCACATCACCAAGTCTTGGCCGGACATCAGCAACTGAAGGCACACCAGCACCCAAAAGAGCGCAATCAGCAGATAGAAGAAGACCGTCAACACCTTCAACTCCTACCTCTAGGGTGTCAACACCCTCAACACCTACGCCAAGGTCCATTACACCAGTTCGTGATACTGCCAGAGACTTACACAAGAATTCCAAGCGTATAGCAAGCACAAAGGCTCCTGATGGCTTGTGGCCAGCGATGCGTAACTTGTCTTCCTCCTTCCAGTCAGAATCTGTGTCTACACCTGCTACTAGAAAAGATAAGGTAATCTCTGCCTCGTCGTTGGATTGTACCAAGGGTCAGGGAAGTGTGCTAACTGAGAGGAAGAGAAGTCCTTTCAGAAGGAAAAACACTGGTGAACAATGTGAAAATGCCCAACCTTCAGAAGAACCCCCTAAGAGGGTAATTGAGCAACACAGATGGCCAGCCATGATAGGTGGGCAGGTGCCAAAGAATCTCATGTCAAGAAGTATTGACCTTTCTGGCAAAACTACCAGACCAGTCCCTTCGGCAAATACTTCAAGAGGCATTTCTCCAAGGAAGACCCCTTCTGTTGAATCTTCAGACAAAGGGTTGAGTCCATCATTGGATGAAGTGGCAAGAAGTTTGGCTATTCAGGCAAGCAGAAGAGATGATAAGGCAGATTCACAGAAAACAGAGAGATCTAAATCTGTGAGCCGACCAAACAGAACAGCTACTTTTCCTGTTCCAGTTCTACAGCGTTCATCGTCACCAAACAAGGCATTGCCAGCTGCATCCTCAACTTCCAGGGCCTTTCAGAGCCCATCTCGGACAAGGCCTTCAACACCCTGTCGGTCACAAAGTGCTGGAGCTATTCAACCTAGTGTTACATCTCCTCTTATTAATTACATGGTTGATgcgagaaaaggaaagaaaaatgccAGCCAAATCGAATACATCCACCAACTGCGTTTATTGTACAATAGACATTTGCAGTGGCTCTTTATAAATGCTAATGCAGAAGATACTCTATCTTTTCAAAAGGTCACTGTTGAG AATGCCATTTATAATGTTTGGAGGAATACCATAGATCTGCGGGATTCTGTTAATATGAGAAGAATAATGGTGCAACACCTTCAGCAAGAACTCAGGCTGTACAACATTCTGAAAGAACAG ATTGCTTACCTTGAACAGTGGCCGACACTAGAAAGGGAGAACAGTATCTCTTTATTTGGGGCAACTGAGGCTCTGAAAGCAAGCACCCTGCGCTTGCCAGTTACATCGGGAGCTAAG GCTGATGCCATTGCTCTCAAGAATGCTGTAAGCTCAGCTGTTGATGTCATGCAAGGTTTGGGTTCATCTGTTTGCTGCATGTTTTCAAAG ATCACAGACCAGGAATCCTTGGTTTCAGAACTTTCTGTGATAGCAGGACAAGAAAAGGTCATGCTAGATGAATGCAGAGAACTCTTGGCTACAGCTGCAAAACTGCAG GTGCATGAGTCCAGCATACGGACACATCTTATGCAACAGAGACACAGGCTTCATGACATGAATTAA